A region of Dictyostelium discoideum AX4 chromosome 1 chromosome, whole genome shotgun sequence DNA encodes the following proteins:
- the forE gene encoding actin binding protein (formin homology domain-containing protein), with amino-acid sequence MDNHSSSSNPSSLSSSSSSSSSSSSFLSDHVKKEEQNGLDTIKEEIENKIENEEEEEKIEEKPIEKVEEEKIIVQKEEEEKIEEEPIEKEEEKKVEEEKFEQDNINTTVEAKTLETSTEPIATEVVDEKSITSNNENLEEQQKEDVISIPPPQQEQQEQQEQQEKQKEETKPSIREEVKEKIKGKLSEIKEEIKDIKEEIKHVIREEVTEPIIVVENNNSPPPPPPPPSITVQSSSPVSSQISSPVSSPVSSPKPSVTFNEDGRKRKEGGITASISSEDIMALSSSTSTNNKGIPKENKRTASTILRSKSSPNPGANNPNHNKDGNNSSSSSSSNNNSDNNNNSDNNSNNNNINNNNSSSNNLNYDSSDIDTEAIPKFYHDFKIHRGTSSCVYCGENTRLWSTSYKCFFCGVVCHKKCLDSMNTIPCSSAIHNIKGKNRSQTISGYAPPNSLALQAPPYISVAKPSSITNSSSKSTPSLLSAPPSQSNSNNSSPNISSKSNPNSPITTSATTTTTTATISSLSPTSISSPPIASEQPPSPLLQQQQQQQQQQQQQQQQQQQQQQQQQQISTTQLQDLNNTSEKPDDDMINLMFDTLMVDLDLNLPASKLSTTQKWLLLEQKFKLKKDELLPEYFINALKEQPSKSIFQSLVVILRTNVTKNWMCSFVQLNGVEILFEILSKSKRKDYKDDCLSCIGKVMSNPIGLNSVAQLPMAPKTITKVLRSKQYCIKSKAMAIELLTVMLLDKYVPGGCSLVLKALTKTKEKKRFSFFVRFIKDNESLELKTKALCFINVLIFEMEDMNVRVNIRSEFLRLGLYTYLREIKKTITHEKTLFTQIEIFEEMMNEDTQELDLRLEDLKRQLGIDIDDVDQVFKALKNTTSKSGLNRQLLNILQNLLVIKACDPTDGVKYFILCDTLVKQISLHKGGFEDPSNFDFRGLMVGLESATAEVTLNRKLGELEKQNIDKAMKIQEQDINIKSLLDLLKQLKDGGTAPDASMIKKIEEMIKQMEPPPPPISVKSPDDPNNAAPIVVAPIPPPPPPISGAPPPPPPPPPPMKGGAGPPPPPPPPGKLGAKKPPAGVQCRPPPKVPKPSHPLKAYQWVKLAPVKVNDSLFDKLGPMNDINLPWNQIEEEFAAKVIVREKKAIVKPKGPTQVIDPKLGQNISIFLSQFKGVEPKQLITYIQSMDESKMSRDQVKQISKLLPSREDLAALKEFLQAEDRSKLSIADQYCIDIGAFPFASEKISMFLLKSELKSRLDEVKPQIAAVSVACDEVYKSKKLIRIIEIILVLGNFINYGTPRGDISGYKLDSLIKLSDTKSSDLSSNLINTFVKYCQEKEPNLLTFADELPSLTTARKTIWSGVVADVSSIGRDVHSVKQIVETLQKSNEPFNQSIIDFLATASTEVEKLRKLLESTQENFKKLCKYFAEEEGKSQPEEFFDIFGRFITLFENATTQLQQQKEEQLKEEKRLQQKQQRQERAVRKLTTSNESASASPNHAKSTDDKSDEDDDIVNDLLMAVRDGDAFRQAKGRRRTTHQIATSKMISNNLDPSKILPTSPNKN; translated from the coding sequence aTGGATAACCATTCAAGTTCATCCAATCCCTCTTCTTTATCATCGtcgtcatcgtcatcatcatcatcatcatcatttttatcagATCATGTCaaaaaagaagaacaaaATGGTTTGGATACCATtaaagaagaaattgaaaataaaatagaaaatgaagaagaggAGGAAAAGATAGAAGAGAAACCCATAGAAAAAGTGGAAGAAGAAAAAATCATAGTACAgaaagaagaggaagaaaaGATAGAAGAGGAACCaatagaaaaagaagaagaaaaaaaggTAGAAGAAGAGAAATTTGAACaagataatataaatactaCGGTTGAAGCAAAAACTCTAGAAACTTCAACAGAACCTATAGCAACAGAGGTTGTAGATGAGAAGTCCATAACCtctaataatgaaaatttagaaGAACAACAAAAGGAAGATGTTATTTCAATACCACCACctcaacaagaacaacaagaacaacaagaacaacaagaaaaacaaaaagaagaaacAAAACCAAGTATTAGAGAAGAAGTTAAAGAGAAAATTAAAGGTAAACTtagtgaaattaaagaagaaattaaagatataaaaGAAGAGATTAAACATGTAATTAGAGAGGAAGTTACGGAGCCTATAATAGtggttgaaaataataattctccaccaccgccaccaccaccaccatcaattaCAGTTCAAAGTTCATCACCAGTTTCATCACAAATTTCATCACCAGTTTCATCACCAGTTTCATCACCTAAACCTTCTGTTACATTTAATGAAGATGGTAGAAAAAGGAAAGAAGGTGGCATAACAGCAAGTATCTCATCAGAGGATATTATGGcactatcatcatcaacctctactaataataaaggTATTCCAAAAGAGAATAAAAGGACAGCTTCAACGATTTTAAGatcaaaatcatcaccaaatcCAGGTGCAAATAATCCAAATCATAATAAAGATggtaataattcatcatcatcatcatcatcaaataataatagtgataataataataatagtgataataatagtaataataataatataaataataataatagtagtagtaataatttaaattatgatTCATCAGATATTGATACTGAAGCAATACCAAAATTTTAtcatgattttaaaatacatAGAGGTACATCATCATGTGTTTATTGTGGAGAGAATACAAGATTATGGTCAACAAGttataaatgttttttttgtggtgTAGTTTGTCATAAGAAATGTTTAGATTCAATGAATACAATTCCATGTTCATCGGCTATTCATAATATTAAAGGTAAAAATCGTAGTCAAACTATTAGTGGTTATGCACCACCAAATTCTTTAGCATTACAAGCTCCACCATACATTTCTGTTGCAAAACCATCTtcaattacaaattcaagttcaaaatcaacaccatcattattatctgCACCACCTTcacaatcaaattcaaataattcatcacCAAATATATCAAGTAAAAGTAATCCAAATTCACCAATAACTACATCtgcaacaaccacaacaacaacagcaacaatttcatcattatcaccaacATCAATATCAAGTCCACCAATTGCATCAGAacaaccaccatcaccactattacaacaacagcaacaacaacaacaacaacaacaacaacaacaacaacaacaacaacaacaacaacaacaacaacaacaaatttcaaCAACACAATTacaagatttaaataatacatcAGAGAAACCAGATGATGATATGATTAATTTAATGTTTGATACATTAATGGTtgatttagatttaaatttaccagcatcaaaattatcaacaacTCAAAAATGGTTATTATTGGAACAAAagtttaaattgaaaaaggaTGAACTTTTACCagaatattttataaatgcATTAAAAGAGCAACCaagtaaatcaatttttcaaTCATTAGTGGTAATTTTACGTACCAATGTAACAAAGAATTGGATGTGTTCATTCGTTCAATTGAATGGTGTTgagattttatttgaaatcttatcaaaatcaaaaagaaaagattatAAAGATGATTGTTTAAGTTGTATTGGTAAAGTTATGTCAAATCCAATTGGCTTGAATTCAGTGGCACAATTACCAATGGCACCTAAAACAATTACCAAAGTCTTAAGATCAAAACAATATTGTATAAAAAGTAAAGCAATGGCAATTGAATTATTGACCGTTATGTTATTGGATAAATATGTTCCTGGTGGTTGTAGTTTGGTTCTTAAGGCGTTAACTAAAaccaaagaaaagaaaagattcTCTTTCTTTGTTAGATTCATCAAAGATAATGAATCATTGGAATTGAAAACCAAAGCATTATGTTTTATCAATGTGTTAATCTTTGAAATGGAGGATATGAACGTACGTGTAAACATTAGAAGTGAATTCCTCAGACTTGGTCTATACACTTATCTTAGGgaaataaagaaaacaaTCACTCATGAAAAAACATTGTTCACCCAAATAGAAATATTTGAAGAGATGATGAATGAAGATACACAAGAGTTGGATCTAAGATTAGAAGATTTAAAGCGTCAACTTGGTATAgatattgatgatgttgatcaAGTTTTTAAAGCTTTGAAGAACACTACCTCCAAATCGGGTTTAAATAGACAACTTTTAAATATCCTTCAAAATCTATTAGTCATTAAAGCTTGTGATCCAACTGATGGTGTAAAATACTTTATATTGTGTGATACTTTAGTCAAACAAATTTCACTTCATAAGGGTGGTTTTGAAGATCCTTCAAATTTTGATTTCCGTGGTTTAATGGTTGGTCTTGAGAGTGCTACAGCTGAAGTAACCTTAAATAGAAAATTGGGTGAACTTGAGAAacaaaatattgataaagcTATGAAGATTCAAGAACAAGATATCAATATAAAGAGTTTATtggatttattaaaacaattaaaagatgGTGGTACTGCACCTGATGCTTCAATGATTAAAAAGATTGAAGAAATGATTAAACAAATggaaccaccaccaccaccaatttcTGTTAAATCACCAGATGATCCAAATAATGCCGCACCAATTGTTGTAGCACCAATCCCACCTCCTCCACCACCAATTTCTGGTGCTCCACCCCCACccccaccaccaccacctccaaTGAAAGGAGGTGCAGGTCCACCACccccaccaccaccacctggTAAATTGGGAGCAAAGAAACCACCAGCAGGTGTACAATGTAGACCACCACCAAAAGTACCAAAACCATCACATCCATTGAAAGCTTATCAATGGGTTAAATTGGCACCAGTTAAAGTTAATGATTCATTATTCGATAAATTGGGACCAATGAATGATATTAACCTACCATGGAATCAAATTGAAGAGGAATTTGCAGCCAAAGTAATCGTTAGAGAAAAGAAAGCAATAGTTAAACCAAAGGGGCCAACTCAAGTTATCGATCCAAAATTGGGTCAAAATATTAGTATTTTCCTTTCACAATTTAAAGGTGTTGAACCTAAACAACTCATAACTTATATTCAATCTATGGATGAATCAAAAATGTCAAGAGATCAAGTTAAACAAATTTCAAAACTTTTACCATCAAGAGAGGATTTAGCAGCtcttaaagaatttttacaAGCTGAAGATCGTTCAAAGTTAAGTATTGCCGATCAATATTGTATCGATATTGGTGCATTCCCATTCGCCTCTGAAAAGATTTCAATGTTTTTATTGAAATCTGAATTGAAATCAAGATTGGATGAAGTTAAACCACAAATTGCCGCCGTGTCAGTTGCATGTGATGAAGTATACAAGAGTAAAAAGTTAATACGTATCATTGAAATCATTTTGGTTTTAGGTAATTTCATAAATTATGGTACACCAAGAGGTGATATTTCCGGTTATAAATTGGATAGTCTTATAAAATTAAGTGATACTAAATCCTCAGATTTATCTTCAAACCTAATCAATACATTTGTAAAATATTGTCAAGAGAAAGAACCTAATCTATTAACATTTGCCGATGAATTACCATCATTAACAACAGCAAGAAAAACCATTTGGTCTGGTGTTGTAGCTGATGTTTCTTCAATTGGTCGTGATGTTCATTCTGTGAAACAAATCGTTGAAACACttcaaaaatcaaatgaaccattcaatcaatcaatcattgATTTCCTTGCCACCGCTTCAACCGAAGTTGAAAAATTGAGAAAACTTTTAGAGAGTACTCAAGAGAATTTCAAAAAACTTTGTAAATATTTCGCTGAAGAAGAGGGTAAATCACAACCTGAAGAATTTTTCGATATTTTTGGTCGTTTCATTACATTGTTTGAAAATGCTACCAcccaattacaacaacaaaaagaggAACAGTTAAAGGAGGAAAAGAGattacaacaaaaacaacaacgtCAAGAAAGAGCAGTTAGAAAATTAACCACCTCAAATGAATCTGCTTCTGCCTCTCCAAACCATGCTAAATCCACTGATGATAAaagtgatgaagatgatgatattgtTAATGATCTTTTAATGGCTGTTCGTGATGGTGACGCTTTCAGACAAGCAAAAGGTAGAAGAAGAACAACTCATCAAATCGCTACCTCaaaaatgatttcaaataatttagatccttctaaaattttaccaacaagtccaaataaaaattaa
- a CDS encoding TatD-related deoxyribonuclease translates to MNDHDDFPPLGSKPVKRTNNNNNNNNNNSNGFSYRQTTTTTQTAVQPILVPTIIKESTKNEIIDIGANLADKSFERDIDQILERGYNKGVTKIIITGTSVKSSIKAIQLIESNKRKKGLVELFSTVGVHPHSAEETLKMNGGSGEKAQDELRQLIKSNLNVVKSVGECGLDFNRNFSSHATQIEMFDRQIQLGIEFKLPLFIHERDAHKQFCTVVEKYVKDGTMPKSVIHCFTGTEAEARMYVSMGFYIGFTGVIGHDKRGEQLRAILKSGIIPLDRLMIETDCPYMTPHNINAIDKPKQNDPRSKFIRNEPSLLPYVLKTLAQCYNISEKDMALQTFNNTKVFFNLN, encoded by the exons atgaacgATCATGACGATTTTCCACCTTTAGGTTCAAAACCAGTAAAGAGgacaaataataacaataataataataataataatagtaatggatTTTCATATagacaaacaacaacaacaacacaaaCTGCAGTTCAACCAATTTTAGtaccaacaataataaaggAGTCaactaaaaatgaaattattgatattggtGCAAATTTAGctgataaatcatttgaaagaGATATTGATCAAATTTTAGAAAGAGGTTATaat aaaGGTGTtacaaaaattataattacagGTACATCAgttaaatcatcaattaaagCAATACAATTAATTGAGAGTAATAAGAGAAAGAAAGGATTAGTTGAACTATTTTCAACGGTTGGAGTTCATCCACATTCAGCAGAGGAaacattgaaaatgaatggtggtagtggtgagAAAGCACAAGATGAGTTGAGACAATTGATAAAGAGTAATTTAAATGTTGTTAAATCAGTTGGTGAATGTGGTTTGGATTTCAATCGTAATTTCAGCTCACATGCAACTCAAATCGAAATGTTTGATAGACAAATCCAATTAGGAATAGAgtttaaattaccattattcATTCACGAGAGAGATGCACATAAACAATTTTGCACTGTCGTTGAAAAGTATGTAAAAGATGGCACAATGCCAAAATCTGTAATTCACTGTTTCACAGGTACTGAAGCTGAAGCAAGAATGTATGTTTCAATGGGATTCTATATTGGTTTCACTGGTGTGATTGGTCATGATAAAAGAGGTGAACAATTAAGAGCAATCTTAAAATCTGGTATCATCCCATTGGATCGTTTAATGATTGAAACTGATTGTCCATATATGACTCCTCACAATATAAATGCAATCGATAAACCAAAACAAAATGACCCACGTTCAAAATTCATACGTAATGAACCTTCTCTCTTGCCAtatgttttaaaaactttagcACAATGTTATAATATCTCTGAAAAAGATATGGCTTTAcaaacttttaataatacaaaagtattttttaatttaaattaa
- the irlD gene encoding IRE family protein kinase yields MGPKKGKRSHSKNHHHHNNGNNNNNNNSGGGSSSDILYTYSQDTRILLFKVILTQNEEIICMVIQIAYGLPGLPKISDISRDLGILILKLPNRTIRELELFLESKNIYFREDQHINYLNEIPQPTTTTTSPPPPPPPSSISTTTTTTTATAIEIESSSGLTSNITDSTEIQLDSTTTDTKTTSTTSTTTNNSSDSNNNNNNNNNNNSNNILNFPFNCQNKSKQKRPISKEESFNKMVQYNFDLGKIFDEFTREVLLDDLKNDLKIDNIPIDNISISPTPIISPVFQEYDLFLMDSFIILCGQLDNVKLTLEEFKDYYKKYKLLNQYIEDFKDNLINDFLVTVEILASWYIPQKDYSIVKFINCFGEMLDSTIIESFSYIFNKTIKKEDDWSISFIQAALGSNEEFKRQVMCLNDELIQDRYDQSLYSIMHPIKFDNVREFILIYSRDENYFEPQEFWYLICKYDAIAITQHIINNNIAEEDLSKRSGKTYNSNLSENPLEINPLSLLEICSANFSHKIASILFQFYDFKDSMPTRFSLRGVFKPTTTTTTTTTTTTTTTTTIDKDEKDKENNNNNVISQQFQYFRVLDVNCYFNDVIKKRAPIFIDLMTQSNIYLNTEVGEGSDENVDTHESIYSFQNSTEYLAINSNSIHRLKRSSISLLSKVLEFNDRDTLISLLKNLTQGGCTLCKDLIDEKQLLITISRPQYHQSIQILHQNGYTIIPKYQLRDPYIFFAGSKQILQYLLEIHTNSLSETIDIRHWIQAIMSAGQYSSETEFFQYYPKIQELSLRDKYSRTLNILELQYILGHIEGIEFLLEKYLDFTKPYHLDNQELLEIFDVTFVQKKDIRTEESLKAEKDLLEQEENEKKRLKEKRKKEEKEKKKQQNLKQKSLITNNTTTTTTTTPIPITVPIPTQTQTPTQTPTQTPIPTPIPTTPIPTTPIPIPIQLTPTTPKTPKTPKTPKTPTTPKTPITPKTPKNSTLDKQTISTPKTPPPLSVNTTPITPSPPPQTIATTITTTTTTPKTTKTTTTSKIPTLIIELNKYDISIGKFKFSRKDEFIIGRGSNGTLVFKGIWNDRIPVAIKQMHKAFNPLISKEIEVLITLTNKNCNNIVRYIDQEEDDMFVYLGLTLCNGSLQNLVEKDLEINLISTSNNENNNNNKLKNFIGSELRLLELIKDIVYGIQFLHQQGIVHNDLNPRNILIKDDRFIISDLGLSKMEVTSSYSFTMHAPTGQEGFHPAEVLLEKRKTKSVDIFSMGCILFYLMTGGQHPFGDKFFRMANILTDKPILEPLKHNLVACDLISQMISKNESDRPTTENILLHPFFWNHEKKVKFIDASLNLFKDSNGLFTSKLNKLINQFQDTDGVNTTSTPFLSKPWNQLIDPTLIEHITNKQNQLSGGSSIGNNNNNSLTLSGKKFYFYDYSQVKDLVRCIRNTIQHHKEIQRLISQSPSSSNKQEVLDCLESQELVLSYFEEKVPDLLLFLYQKFKKHLDSKSLIYFNDLIIK; encoded by the exons atgggtCCTAAAAAAGGAAAGAGGTCACATTCAAaaaaccatcatcaccataataatggaaataataataataataacaatagtggtggtggtagtagtagtgataTTTTATATACATATAGTCAAGATAcaagaatattattatttaaagtgaTATTAACACAAAATGAAGAGATTATATGTATGGTTATACAAATTGCCTATGGATTACCAGGTTTACCAAAGATATCAGACATTTCTAGAGATTTAggtatattaatattaaaattaccaaatagAACAATTAGagaattagaattatttttagaatctaaaaatatttattttcgtGAAGATCaacatataaattatttaaatgaaataccacaaccaactacaactacaacatcaccaccaccaccaccaccaccatcatcaatttcaacaacaacaacaacaacaacagcaacagcaataGAAATTGAATCATCATCGGGACTAACATCAAATATAACAGATTCAACAGAAATTCAATTAGATTCAACTACGACTGATACAAAAactacatcaacaacatcaacaacaacaaataatagtagtgatagtaataataataataataataataataataataatagtaataatattttaaattttccatTTAATTgtcaaaataaatcaaaacaaaaaagaccaatttcaaaagaagaatcatttaataaaatggttcaatataattttgatttaggTAAAATTTTCGATGAGTTTACAAGAGAAGTTTTATTAGATGATTTAAAGAATGATTTAAAGATTGATAATATACCCATTGACAATATATCAAtatcaccaacaccaatCATTTCACCAGTTTTTCAAGAATatgatttgtttttaatggATTCTTTCATTATACTTTGTGGTCAATTAGATAATGTAAAATTAACATTagaagaatttaaagattattataaaaa atataaattattaaatcaatatattgaagattttaaagataatttaataaatgattttttagtAACAGTAGAGATATTAGCTAGTTGGTATATACCACAAAAGGATTAttcaattgttaaatttataaattgttttgGAGAAATGTTAGATTCAACGATTATAGAGAGTTTTTCATACATTTTCAATAAGACTATAAAGAAAGAGGATGATTGGTCAATTTCATTCATTCAAGCGGCACTTGGATCCAATGAAGAATTTAAGAGACAAGTGATGTgtttaaatgatgaattaattCAAGATAGATATGATCAATCATTGTATAGTATAATGCatccaattaaatttgaCAATGTTAGAGAGTTTATTCTAATCTATAGTAGagatgaaaattattttgaaccACAAGAATTTTGGTATCTAATTTGTAAATACGATGCAATTGCAATCACTCAACATATAATCAACAATAATATAGCCGAAGAGGATCTATCCAAAAGATCAGGTAAAACCTATAATTCAAACTTGTCTGAAAATCCATTAGAAATCAATCCTCTAAGTTTATTAGAAATTTGTTCTGCAAATTTCTCTCATAAAATTGCATCAAtcttatttcaattttatgattttaaagattcaatGCCAACAAGATTTAGTTTAAGAGGTGTTTttaaaccaacaacaacaacaacaacaacaacaacaacaacaacaacaacaacaacaacaatagataaagatgaaaaagataaagaaaataataataataatgtaatatcacaacaatttcaatattttagAGTTTTAGATgtaaattgttattttaatgATGTAATTAAAAAGAGAGCACCAATATTTATAGATTTAATGACAcaatcaaatatttatttaaatacagAGGTTGGTGAAGGATCGGATGAAAATGTTGATACTCATGAATCGATTTATTCATTTCAGAATAGTACCGAGTATTTAGCTATCAATTCAAATAGTATTCATAGATTGAAGAGGTCATCGATATCTTTACTTTCAAAGGTATTGGAATTTAATGATCGTGATACTTTGATATCgctattaaagaatttgacACAGGGTGGTTGTACATTATGCAAGGACCTAATTGACGAAAAACAATTACTAATTACAATTAGTAGACCCCAATATCACCAAAGTATACAGATTCTACACCAAAATGGGTATACCATCATACCGAAATACCAACTACGTGATCCTTACATCTTTTTTGCAGGCTCCAAACAAATCTTACAATATCTATTGGAAATTCACACAAATTCCCTCTCGGAGACTATAGATATCAGACACTGGATTCAGGCGATCATGAGTGCAGGTCAGTATAGCTCAGAGACTGAATTCTTTCAATACTATCCAAAGATTCAAGAATTATCATTACGCGATAAATATTCAAGaactttaaatattttagaatTACAATATATCCTTGGCCATATCGAAGGTATAGAATTCTTACTTGAGAAATATTTAGATTTCACTAAACCCTATCATTTAGATAATCAAGAACTTTTAGAAATTTTCGATGTAACTtttgttcaaaaaaaagatattagaACTGAAGAATCTTTAAAAGctgaaaaagatttattagaacaagaagaaaatgaaaaaaaacgtttaaaagaaaaaagaaaaaaagaagaaaaagaaaaaaaaaaacaacaaaatttaaaacaaaaatctttaataactaataatactactactactactactactacaccAATACCAATTACAGTACCAATACCAACACAAACACAAACACCAACACAAACACCAACACAAACACCAATACCAAcaccaataccaacaacaccaataccaacaacaccaataccaataccaattcaattgacaccaacaacaccaaaaacaccaaaaacaccaaaaacaccaaaaacaccaacaacaccaaaaaCACCAATAACACCCAAAACACCAAAAAATTCTACTTTAGATAAACAAACAATTTCAACACCAAAAACACCACCACCTTTATCAGTAAATACAACACCAAtaacaccatcaccaccaccacaaactATAGctacaacaataacaacaacaacaacaacaccaaaaacaacaaaaacaacaacaacatcaaaaaTACCGacattaataatagaattaaataaatatgatatttcaattggtaaatttaaatttagtaGAAAAgatgaatttataattggtAGAGGATCAAATGGTACATTAGTTTTTAAAGGTATTTGGAATGATAGAATACCAGTTGCAATTAAACAAATGCATAAAGCTTTTAATCCATTAATTAGTAAAGAGATTGAAGTATTAATTACATTAACAAATAAGAATTGTAATAACATCGTAAGATATATTGatcaagaagaagatgatatGTTTGTTTATTTAGGTTTAACATTATGTAATGGTTCTTTACAAAATTTAgttgaaaaagatttagaaattaatttaatatcaacatcaaataatgaaaataataataataataaattaaagaattttattgGTTCAGAATTAAgattattagaattaattaaagatattgTTTATGGTATTCAATTTTTACATCAACAAGGTATAGTtcataatgatttaaatccaaggaatattttaattaaagatgatAGATTCATTATATCGGATTTAGGGTTAAGTAAAATGGAAGTAACTTCGTCATACTCATTTACGATGCATGCTCCAACTGGTCAAGAAGGTTTTCATCCGGCTGAAGTACTATTAGAGAAACGTAAAACTAAATCTGTTGATATCTTTTCAATGGGTTgtattctattttatttaatgactGGTGGTCAACATCCATTTGGTGATAAATTCTTTAGAATGGCTAATATTTTAACAGATAAACCAATTCTAGAACCATTGAAACATAATTTAGTAGCATGTGATTTAATTAGTCAAATGatatcaaaaaatgaatCTGATAGACCAACTACTGAAAATATACTTTTACATCCATTCTTTTGGAATCATGAAAAGAAAGTTAAATTCATTGATgcttctttaaatttatttaaagattcaaatggtttattcacttcaaaattaaataaattaattaatcaatttcaaGATACTGATGGTGTTAATACAACAAGCACACCATTTCTTTCGAAACCATggaatcaattaattgatccAACTTTAATTGAACAtattacaaataaacaaaatcaattaagtggtggtagtagtattggaaataataataataatagtttgaCATTAAGtggtaaaaaattttatttttatgattaTTCTCAAGTAAAAGATTTAGTACGTTGTATTAGAAATACAATACAACATCATAAAGAGATTCAAAGATTAATTTCacaatcaccatcatcatcaaataaacaAGAAGTGTTGGATTGTTTAGAGAGTCAAGAATTAGTTTTATCTTATTTTGAAGAAAAAGTTCCCGACCTTTTACTCTTTCTTTAtcaaaagtttaaaaaacatTTGGATTCAAAATccttaatttattttaatgatttaattattaaataa